A region from the Panicum hallii strain FIL2 chromosome 1, PHallii_v3.1, whole genome shotgun sequence genome encodes:
- the LOC112878911 gene encoding 2-C-methyl-D-erythritol 2,4-cyclodiphosphate synthase, chloroplastic, with product MATASSLFLASSPISTAPRTRTGPAASCPPSARPSLRLRQRPSPAVAAAVQAEHQPAVAAAPKPPALPFRVGHGFDLHRLEPNLPLIIGGINIPHDRGCEAHSDGDVLLHCVVDAILGALGLPDIGQIFPDSDPRWKGADSSVFMREAVKLMHEAGYELGNLDATLILQKPKLSPFKETIRSNLCDLLGADPSVVNLKAKTHEKVDSLGENRSIAAHTVVLLMRK from the exons AtggccaccgcctcctccctcTTCCTGGCCTCGTCCCCCATCTCCACCGCGCCACGAACCCGCACCGGCCCCGCCGCGTCCTGCCCTCCCTCCGCCCGGCCGTCCCTGCGCCTCCGGCAGAGGCCGTCCCCGGCCGTCGCGGCCGCCGTCCAGGCCGAGCACCAGCCCGCCGTGGCCGCCGCGCCGAAGCCGCCCGCGCTCCCGTTCCGCGTCGGACACGGGTTTGACCTCCACCGCCTCGAACCGAACCTCCCGCTCATCATCGGCGGCATCAACATCCCCCACGACCGTGGCTGCGAGGCCCACTCCGACG GGGACGTGCTGCTGCACTGCGTCGTGGACGCGATTCTCGGCGCGCTGGGGCTGCCAGACATCGGGCAGATCTTCCCAGACTCCGACCCACGGTGGAAGGGTGCTGATTCTTCCGTGTTCATGAGGGAAGCT GTGAAATTGATGCATGAAGCAGGCTATGAGCTGGGCAACCTTGATGCTACACTGATCTTGCAAAAACCAAAACTCAGTCCATTCAAGGAGACAATCCGATCCAACTTGTGTGACCTACTTGGGGCGGATCCATCTGTCGTCAATCTCAAGGCCAAGACGCATGAGAAAGTTGACAGTCTAGGGGAAAACAGGAGCATAGCTGCCCATACTGTAGTTCTCCTGATGAGGAAGTAG
- the LOC112878909 gene encoding protein REVEILLE 6-like isoform X1 translates to MVSASTPPPLPPPSDAAGSGEDASKKVRKPYTITKSRESWTEQEHDKFLEALQLFDRDWKKIEAFVGSKTVIQIRSHAQKYFLKVQKNGTSEHVPPPRPKRKAAHPYPQKASKNEPNYGLKTDSSSVHRNSSMNATVSSWAVSSIPPAVASSMVKEDLGPGTLGPNNFCSSSTEGPPRTCQPGEANDQINQVPSLRLMPDFAQVYSFLGSVFDPSTSGHLQKLKEMNPIDVETVLLLMRNLSINLTSPDFEDQRKLLSSYSTSDGLDLGSSRSSALATSTPFLIIGE, encoded by the exons ATGGTCTCCGccagcacgccgccgccgctgccgccgccgtccgacGCGGCCGGGTCGGGGGAGGACGCCAGCAAGAAGGTGCGGAAGCCGTACACCATCACCAAGTCGCGGGAGAGCTGGACGGAGCAGGAGCACGACAAGTTCCTCGAGGCCCTGCAGCT CTTTGATCGTGACTGGAAGAAGATAGAGGCTTTTGTTGGCTCGAAGACTGTCATTCAG ATAAGGAGCCATGCACAGAAGTACTTTTTGAAGGTTCAGAAAAATGGAACCAGCGAACATGTCCCACCTCCACGACCAAAGCGAAAAGCTGCTCATCCATATCCTCAGAAGGCCTCCAAGAATG AACCAAACTATGGACTTAAGACAGATTCATCTTCCGTCCATAGGAACTCTAGCATGAATGCGACTGTTTCTTCATGGGCTGTTAGTTCCATCCCACCAGCCGTTGCCTCGTCGATGGTGAAAG AAGATTTAGGTCCTGGAACACTGGGTCCAAACAATTTTTGCTCAAGCAGTACCGAAGGCCCTCCAAGGACATGCCAACCTGGTGAAGCAAATGATCAAATAAATCAAGTTCCATCACTTCGCC TTATGCCGGATTTTGCGCAAGTTTACAGCTTCTTAGGTAGTGTTTTTGATCCAAGCACAAGTGGTCATTTGCAGAAACTTAAGGAGATGAATCCAATTGATGTTGAAACG GTATTGTTGTTGATGAGGAATCTCTCCATCAATTTGACCAGTCCTGATTTTGAAGATCAA AGGAAGTTGCTGTCCTCATATAGCACTTCGGATGGACTTGATCTAGGGAGTTCCAGGAGTTCAGCTCTAGCGACGAGTACACCTTTCCT GATTATAGGCGAATAG
- the LOC112878909 gene encoding protein REVEILLE 6-like isoform X2 — MVSASTPPPLPPPSDAAGSGEDASKKVRKPYTITKSRESWTEQEHDKFLEALQLFDRDWKKIEAFVGSKTVIQIRSHAQKYFLKVQKNGTSEHVPPPRPKRKAAHPYPQKASKNEPNYGLKTDSSSVHRNSSMNATVSSWAVSSIPPAVASSMVKDLGPGTLGPNNFCSSSTEGPPRTCQPGEANDQINQVPSLRLMPDFAQVYSFLGSVFDPSTSGHLQKLKEMNPIDVETVLLLMRNLSINLTSPDFEDQRKLLSSYSTSDGLDLGSSRSSALATSTPFLIIGE, encoded by the exons ATGGTCTCCGccagcacgccgccgccgctgccgccgccgtccgacGCGGCCGGGTCGGGGGAGGACGCCAGCAAGAAGGTGCGGAAGCCGTACACCATCACCAAGTCGCGGGAGAGCTGGACGGAGCAGGAGCACGACAAGTTCCTCGAGGCCCTGCAGCT CTTTGATCGTGACTGGAAGAAGATAGAGGCTTTTGTTGGCTCGAAGACTGTCATTCAG ATAAGGAGCCATGCACAGAAGTACTTTTTGAAGGTTCAGAAAAATGGAACCAGCGAACATGTCCCACCTCCACGACCAAAGCGAAAAGCTGCTCATCCATATCCTCAGAAGGCCTCCAAGAATG AACCAAACTATGGACTTAAGACAGATTCATCTTCCGTCCATAGGAACTCTAGCATGAATGCGACTGTTTCTTCATGGGCTGTTAGTTCCATCCCACCAGCCGTTGCCTCGTCGATGGTGAAAG ATTTAGGTCCTGGAACACTGGGTCCAAACAATTTTTGCTCAAGCAGTACCGAAGGCCCTCCAAGGACATGCCAACCTGGTGAAGCAAATGATCAAATAAATCAAGTTCCATCACTTCGCC TTATGCCGGATTTTGCGCAAGTTTACAGCTTCTTAGGTAGTGTTTTTGATCCAAGCACAAGTGGTCATTTGCAGAAACTTAAGGAGATGAATCCAATTGATGTTGAAACG GTATTGTTGTTGATGAGGAATCTCTCCATCAATTTGACCAGTCCTGATTTTGAAGATCAA AGGAAGTTGCTGTCCTCATATAGCACTTCGGATGGACTTGATCTAGGGAGTTCCAGGAGTTCAGCTCTAGCGACGAGTACACCTTTCCT GATTATAGGCGAATAG
- the LOC112878909 gene encoding protein REVEILLE 6-like isoform X4, whose translation MVSASTPPPLPPPSDAAGSGEDASKKVRKPYTITKSRESWTEQEHDKFLEALQLFDRDWKKIEAFVGSKTVIQIRSHAQKYFLKVQKNGTSEHVPPPRPKRKAAHPYPQKASKNEPNYGLKTDSSSVHRNSSMNATVSSWAVSSIPPAVASSMVKDLGPGTLGPNNFCSSSTEGPPRTCQPGEANDQINQVPSLRLMPDFAQVYSFLGSVFDPSTSGHLQKLKEMNPIDVETVLLLMRNLSINLTSPDFEDQRKLLSSYSTSDGLDLGSSRSSALATSTPFL comes from the exons ATGGTCTCCGccagcacgccgccgccgctgccgccgccgtccgacGCGGCCGGGTCGGGGGAGGACGCCAGCAAGAAGGTGCGGAAGCCGTACACCATCACCAAGTCGCGGGAGAGCTGGACGGAGCAGGAGCACGACAAGTTCCTCGAGGCCCTGCAGCT CTTTGATCGTGACTGGAAGAAGATAGAGGCTTTTGTTGGCTCGAAGACTGTCATTCAG ATAAGGAGCCATGCACAGAAGTACTTTTTGAAGGTTCAGAAAAATGGAACCAGCGAACATGTCCCACCTCCACGACCAAAGCGAAAAGCTGCTCATCCATATCCTCAGAAGGCCTCCAAGAATG AACCAAACTATGGACTTAAGACAGATTCATCTTCCGTCCATAGGAACTCTAGCATGAATGCGACTGTTTCTTCATGGGCTGTTAGTTCCATCCCACCAGCCGTTGCCTCGTCGATGGTGAAAG ATTTAGGTCCTGGAACACTGGGTCCAAACAATTTTTGCTCAAGCAGTACCGAAGGCCCTCCAAGGACATGCCAACCTGGTGAAGCAAATGATCAAATAAATCAAGTTCCATCACTTCGCC TTATGCCGGATTTTGCGCAAGTTTACAGCTTCTTAGGTAGTGTTTTTGATCCAAGCACAAGTGGTCATTTGCAGAAACTTAAGGAGATGAATCCAATTGATGTTGAAACG GTATTGTTGTTGATGAGGAATCTCTCCATCAATTTGACCAGTCCTGATTTTGAAGATCAA AGGAAGTTGCTGTCCTCATATAGCACTTCGGATGGACTTGATCTAGGGAGTTCCAGGAGTTCAGCTCTAGCGACGAGTACACCTTTCCTGTAA
- the LOC112878909 gene encoding protein REVEILLE 6-like isoform X3: protein MVSASTPPPLPPPSDAAGSGEDASKKVRKPYTITKSRESWTEQEHDKFLEALQLFDRDWKKIEAFVGSKTVIQIRSHAQKYFLKVQKNGTSEHVPPPRPKRKAAHPYPQKASKNEPNYGLKTDSSSVHRNSSMNATVSSWAVSSIPPAVASSMVKEDLGPGTLGPNNFCSSSTEGPPRTCQPGEANDQINQVPSLRLMPDFAQVYSFLGSVFDPSTSGHLQKLKEMNPIDVETVLLLMRNLSINLTSPDFEDQRKLLSSYSTSDGLDLGSSRSSALATSTPFL from the exons ATGGTCTCCGccagcacgccgccgccgctgccgccgccgtccgacGCGGCCGGGTCGGGGGAGGACGCCAGCAAGAAGGTGCGGAAGCCGTACACCATCACCAAGTCGCGGGAGAGCTGGACGGAGCAGGAGCACGACAAGTTCCTCGAGGCCCTGCAGCT CTTTGATCGTGACTGGAAGAAGATAGAGGCTTTTGTTGGCTCGAAGACTGTCATTCAG ATAAGGAGCCATGCACAGAAGTACTTTTTGAAGGTTCAGAAAAATGGAACCAGCGAACATGTCCCACCTCCACGACCAAAGCGAAAAGCTGCTCATCCATATCCTCAGAAGGCCTCCAAGAATG AACCAAACTATGGACTTAAGACAGATTCATCTTCCGTCCATAGGAACTCTAGCATGAATGCGACTGTTTCTTCATGGGCTGTTAGTTCCATCCCACCAGCCGTTGCCTCGTCGATGGTGAAAG AAGATTTAGGTCCTGGAACACTGGGTCCAAACAATTTTTGCTCAAGCAGTACCGAAGGCCCTCCAAGGACATGCCAACCTGGTGAAGCAAATGATCAAATAAATCAAGTTCCATCACTTCGCC TTATGCCGGATTTTGCGCAAGTTTACAGCTTCTTAGGTAGTGTTTTTGATCCAAGCACAAGTGGTCATTTGCAGAAACTTAAGGAGATGAATCCAATTGATGTTGAAACG GTATTGTTGTTGATGAGGAATCTCTCCATCAATTTGACCAGTCCTGATTTTGAAGATCAA AGGAAGTTGCTGTCCTCATATAGCACTTCGGATGGACTTGATCTAGGGAGTTCCAGGAGTTCAGCTCTAGCGACGAGTACACCTTTCCTGTAA
- the LOC112878910 gene encoding uncharacterized protein LOC112878910, translated as MACPKPTGLLLVLVMAAAGSGVALKLEPTGTSTHFLPLLDCDPAAAAAAPSRNDSAFRANVLSLLGTLPSEAEPTGSASTRSGGAGRDRAFARGVCFGFGAPDGPSSHDDCRSCLSAAAEDVAAGCGAASRRAGAWRVSCFLSYADTNRPTAREDAFRGWFYDDNGDAPTAALGTQCTANRTAAECARCLNEPAQVVPALKKGGRLSMVRGDAVVVVGYACYLRVPLSRPTPRWQRNLFGVVDVFDVVGIVLIEVGGVLFCIKIAREFDPG; from the exons ATGGCGTGCCCGAAGCCCACGgggctcctcctcgtcctcgtgATGGCCGCCGCAGGATCAGGGGTCGCCCTGAAGCTGGAGCCCACCGGCACGAGCACACACTTCCTGCCTCTGCTCGACTGCgacccggccgcggccgcggcggcgccctcCAGGAACGACAGCGCGTTCCGCGCCAACGTGCTGTCGCTCCTCGGCACGCTCCCCTCCGAGGCCGAGCCCACGGGCTCCGCCTCCACGCGGTCCGGCGGCGCCGGACGCGACCGCGCCTTCGCGCGCGGGGTCTGCTTCGGCTTCGGCGCGCCGGACGGCCCCTCCTCGCACGACGACTGCCGCTCGTGcctgtccgccgccgccgaggacgTGGCCGCAGGGTGCGGCGCCGCCAGCCGTCGCGCGGGCGCCTGGCGCGTCAGCTGCTTCCTGTCGTACGCGGACACCAACCGGCCCACGGCCCGCGAGGACGCGTTCCGCGGCTGGTTCTACGACGACAACGGCGACGCGCCGACCGCGGCGCTGGGGACCCAGTGCACGGCCAACCGCACCGCGGCGGAGTGCGCACGGTGCCTGAACGAGCCGGCGCAGGTGGTGCCGGCGCTGAAGAAGGGGGGGCGGCTCTCGATGGTCCGCGGCGACGCAGTGGTGGTCGTCGGCTACGCCTGCTACCTGCGCGTCCCGCTGTCCCGTCCGACGCCGCGGTGGCAGCGAAACC TTTTCGGAGTCGTCGACGTCTTTGACGTGGTTGGGATCGTGCTCATTGAAGTAGGCGGGGTGCTGTTCTGCATCAAGATAGCCCGTGAGTTTGATCCAGGATGA
- the LOC112879698 gene encoding mechanosensitive ion channel protein 1, mitochondrial-like isoform X2 — protein MPLQLPPQFGCWNADADRRSRYSVACIRTGHDGVAVISVGRSGTSEVGTAVDGGNTWIDMSENAHCSATDGSTAGKNLKDLNDAITLHVQELFSNHADLEKVVVPLGGTLIGTAMAWFVMPIVLRKLHKYASEGPLMTIWGVSTKKEMSYQTSLWSAMEDPAKYIITFMAFSQMAAVIAPNISDYLPQAWKGAFVVSFVWFLHRWKTNFIANAMAKQAAIATDRERLSAFDKVSSLGLIALGVVALAEACGVPVQSILTVGGVGGVATAFAARDILGNILSGFSLQFSRPFSVGDYIKAGSIEGQVVEIGLTSTSLINTEKLPVIVPNSLFSSQMIVNKSRAQRHVSVSKLPLRTEDIEKIPTITEEIKEMLVSNPKIDVPYCYLSRLEGSRGELTIGCNIKSTKTEEWSSVEQDILLKAAGILKRHQLWTAV, from the exons ATGCCTCTACAGCTTCCACCTCAG TTTGGATGCTGGAATGCAGATGCTGATAGGAGGTCACGCTATTCGGTTGCTTGCATCCGCACGGGACACGACGGGGTTGCGGTTATCTCCGTCGGGCGATCCG GAACTTCTGAAGTTGGCACCGCAGTTGATGGTGGGAACACCTGGATTGATATGTCAGAAAATGCTCATTGTTCTGCTACCGATGGTAGCACCGCAGGCAAGAACTTGAAGGATCTGAATGATGCAATTACACTTCATGTCCAAGAGTTATTTAGTAATCATGCAGATCTAGAGAAGGTAGTTGTTCCACTTGGTGGTACACTGATTGGTACAGCAATGGCATGGTTTGTAATGCCTATTGTTCTACGGAAGCTCCACAAGTATGCATCAGAAGGTCCTCTCATGACAATCTGGGGAGTCTCTACTAAGAAAGAAATGTCTTATCAAACAAGCTTGTGGAGTGCCATGGAGGACCCTGCAAAATATATCATCACATTTATGGCATTTTCTCAGAT GGCTGCAGTTATTGCACCAAACATTTCAGATTATCTTCCACAGGCATGGAAGGGGGCATTTGTCGTATCTTTTGTGTGGTTTCTTCACAGATGGAAAACTAACTTCATTGCCAATGCTATGGCCAAACAAGCTGCTATAGCAACTGACCGTGAAAGATTGTCAGCATTTGATAAGGTATCATCGTTAGGACTGATTGCACTTGGAGTTGTAGCTCTTGCTGAAGCCTGTGGTGTACCTGTGCAGTCAATATTAACCGTTGGTGGTGTTGGAG GTGTCGCTACTGCATTTGCTGCTAGAGATATCCTTGGTAACATCCTGAGTGGATTCTCTTTACAATTTTCAAGGCCGTTCTCAGTTGGAGATTACATCAAG GCTGGGTCAATAGAAGGGCAAGTGGTTGAAATTGGACTGACTTCTACTTCGCTGATAAATACAGAAAAGCTCCCTGTTATAGTTCCTAATTCCCTATTCTCCAGCCAA ATGATAGTGAACAAATCGAGGGCCCAGCGGCATGTTAGCGTGTCCAAACTTCCTTTAAGAACTGAAGATATTGAAAAGATTCCTACTATAACAGAGGAGATAAAAGAAATGTTGGTGTCCAACCCAAAAATTGATGTTCCTTACTGCTACCTCTCAAGATTAGAAGGTTCACGTGGAGAGCTTACAATTGGCTGCAACATCAAAAGCACG AAAACAGAGGAGTGGTCCTCTGTAGAACAAGATATCCTCCTGAAAGCTGCCGGTATCTTGAAGCGACATCAACTCTGGACCGCCGTGTGA
- the LOC112879698 gene encoding mechanosensitive ion channel protein 1, mitochondrial-like isoform X1 — MSRSAAILRWSCQAATKHSRREGSPEQCSRFGVPWRWFSCAELTKRPGTSTPNQIKSGDQYFIVPKSSTPHSTAYLENCWLFTSKNHYNQSLGFSGTSEVGTAVDGGNTWIDMSENAHCSATDGSTAGKNLKDLNDAITLHVQELFSNHADLEKVVVPLGGTLIGTAMAWFVMPIVLRKLHKYASEGPLMTIWGVSTKKEMSYQTSLWSAMEDPAKYIITFMAFSQMAAVIAPNISDYLPQAWKGAFVVSFVWFLHRWKTNFIANAMAKQAAIATDRERLSAFDKVSSLGLIALGVVALAEACGVPVQSILTVGGVGGVATAFAARDILGNILSGFSLQFSRPFSVGDYIKAGSIEGQVVEIGLTSTSLINTEKLPVIVPNSLFSSQMIVNKSRAQRHVSVSKLPLRTEDIEKIPTITEEIKEMLVSNPKIDVPYCYLSRLEGSRGELTIGCNIKSTKTEEWSSVEQDILLKAAGILKRHQLWTAV; from the exons ATGTCTAGGAGTGCCGCAATTTTGCGATGGTCATGCCAAGCAGCCACTAAGCACAGTCGCAGAGAGGGATCTCCTGAGCAATGTTCACGTTTTGGTGTTCCCTGGAGATGGTTCAGCTGTGCTGAGCTCACTAAAAGGCcaggcacttccacaccaaacCAGATCAAGTCTGGAGATCAGTACTTCATTGTGCCAAAAAGCAGCACACCGCATAGTACAGCTTACCTAGAGAATTGTTGGTTGTTTACATCGAAGAACCACTACAACCAATCACTGGGATTCTCAG GAACTTCTGAAGTTGGCACCGCAGTTGATGGTGGGAACACCTGGATTGATATGTCAGAAAATGCTCATTGTTCTGCTACCGATGGTAGCACCGCAGGCAAGAACTTGAAGGATCTGAATGATGCAATTACACTTCATGTCCAAGAGTTATTTAGTAATCATGCAGATCTAGAGAAGGTAGTTGTTCCACTTGGTGGTACACTGATTGGTACAGCAATGGCATGGTTTGTAATGCCTATTGTTCTACGGAAGCTCCACAAGTATGCATCAGAAGGTCCTCTCATGACAATCTGGGGAGTCTCTACTAAGAAAGAAATGTCTTATCAAACAAGCTTGTGGAGTGCCATGGAGGACCCTGCAAAATATATCATCACATTTATGGCATTTTCTCAGAT GGCTGCAGTTATTGCACCAAACATTTCAGATTATCTTCCACAGGCATGGAAGGGGGCATTTGTCGTATCTTTTGTGTGGTTTCTTCACAGATGGAAAACTAACTTCATTGCCAATGCTATGGCCAAACAAGCTGCTATAGCAACTGACCGTGAAAGATTGTCAGCATTTGATAAGGTATCATCGTTAGGACTGATTGCACTTGGAGTTGTAGCTCTTGCTGAAGCCTGTGGTGTACCTGTGCAGTCAATATTAACCGTTGGTGGTGTTGGAG GTGTCGCTACTGCATTTGCTGCTAGAGATATCCTTGGTAACATCCTGAGTGGATTCTCTTTACAATTTTCAAGGCCGTTCTCAGTTGGAGATTACATCAAG GCTGGGTCAATAGAAGGGCAAGTGGTTGAAATTGGACTGACTTCTACTTCGCTGATAAATACAGAAAAGCTCCCTGTTATAGTTCCTAATTCCCTATTCTCCAGCCAA ATGATAGTGAACAAATCGAGGGCCCAGCGGCATGTTAGCGTGTCCAAACTTCCTTTAAGAACTGAAGATATTGAAAAGATTCCTACTATAACAGAGGAGATAAAAGAAATGTTGGTGTCCAACCCAAAAATTGATGTTCCTTACTGCTACCTCTCAAGATTAGAAGGTTCACGTGGAGAGCTTACAATTGGCTGCAACATCAAAAGCACG AAAACAGAGGAGTGGTCCTCTGTAGAACAAGATATCCTCCTGAAAGCTGCCGGTATCTTGAAGCGACATCAACTCTGGACCGCCGTGTGA
- the LOC112879689 gene encoding uncharacterized protein LOC112879689 has protein sequence MKAAAGGGGKESPAAFLLRFVLLLLLPLTVLYIFYTLHAILSSTPACPPDDLVTAKGMMATALPVSHLTSNNSLESSMPLPPPSPPPPPAAPAATTLQHVVFGIAASARLWEKRKEYIKIWWRPGGGMRGFVWMDRGVRPSSVPEGLPPVKVSSDTSDFPYTHRRGHRSAIRISRIVSETFRLGLPDVRWFVMGDDDTVFLPDNLLAVLGRLDHRQPYYIGSPSESHLQNIYFSYGMAFGGGGFAISQPLAARLERMQDACIRRYPSLYGSDDRIQACMAELGVPLTRHPGFHQYDVYGDLLGLLAAHPVAPLVSLHHLDVVRPLFPNARSRPAAVRRLFEGPVMLDSAGVMQQSICYDEAKRWTVSVAWGFVVMVARGVISPREMETPARTFLNWYRRADYKSHAFNTRPLARNPCEQPALYYLAAARRAVARGGETTVTRYQRWRRRNEVRPACRWKIPDPDALLDSVLVVKKPDPALWERSPRRNCCRVLSSPGVGDDRNKTMTIDVGVCEDWEVNQL, from the exons ATGAAggccgccgccggaggaggcGGCAAGGAGAGCCCGGCGGCCTTCCTCCTCCGCTTcgtcctcctgctcctgctcccgcTCACCGTCCTCTACATCTTCTACACCCTCCACGCCATTCTCTCCTCCACCCCCGCCTGCCCGCCGGATGACCTCGTCACAGCCAAGGGCATGATGGCCACCGCCTTGCCCGTCTCCCACCTTACCAGCAACAATAGCCTTGAATCGTCAATGCCATTACCGCCGCcgtctccccctcctcctcccgcggCGCCCGCGGCGACGACGCTGCAGCACGTGGTGTTCGGCATCGCGGCGTCGGCGCGCCTGTGGGAGAAGCGGAAGGAGTACATTAAGATCTGGTGGCGCCCCGGCGGGGGCATGCGCGGGTTCGTGTGGATGGACCGCGGCGTGCGGCCTTCCAGCGTGCCGGAGGGCCTGCCACCCGTCAAGGTCTCGTCGGACACCTCCGACTTCCCTTACACGCACCGCCGCGGCCACCGCTCCGCCATCCGCATCTCGCGCATCGTCTCCGAGACGTTCCGCCTGGGCctccccgacgtgcggtggttCGTCATGGGCGACGACGACACCGTCTTCCTCCCGGACAACCTCCTCGCGGTGCTCGGCAGGCTCGACCACCGGCAGCCCTACTACATCGGCTCCCCCTCCGAGAGCCACCTGCAGAACATCTACTTCTCGTACGGCATGGcgttcggcggcggcggcttcgccATCAGCCAGCCGCTGGCGGCGCGGCTGGAGCGGATGCAGGACGCGTGCATCCGGCGGTACCCGTCGCTGTACGGCAGCGACGACCGCATCCAGGCGTGCATGGCGGAGCTGGGCGTGCCGCTGACGAGGCACCCGGGGTTCCACCAGTACGACGTGTACGGTGACCTCCTGGGCCTCCTCGCCGCGCACCCCGTGGCGCCGCTCGTGTCGCTGCACCACCTCGACGTGGTGCGGCCGCTGTTCCCGAACGCACGGTCCCGCCCGGCGGCGGTGCGGAGGCTGTTCGAGGGGCCCGTGATGCTGGACTCGGCGGGGGTGATGCAGCAGTCCATCTGCTACGACGAAGCCAAGCGGTGGACGGTGTCCGTGGCGTGGGGGTTCGTGGTGATGGTGGCGCGGGGCGTGATCTCGCCGCGGGAGATGGAGACGCCCGCGCGGACGTTCCTCAACTGGTACCGGCGCGCCGACTACAAGTCGCACGCGTTCAACACGCGGCCGCTGGCGCGCAACCCGTGCGAGCAGCCGGCGCTGTACTacctggcggcggcgcggcgggcggtggcgcgcggaggGGAGACCACCGTGACAAGGTAccagcggtggcggcggcgcaacgaGGTGCGCCCCGCGTGCCGGTGGAAGATCCCCGACCCGGACGCGCTTCTCGACAGCGTTCTCGTGGTCAAGAAGCCCGACCCCGCACTGTGGGAACGG TCTCCGAGGAGGAATTGTTGCAGGGTGCTGTCGTCTCCCGGGGTAGGAGATGACAGGAACAAGACGATGACCATAGACGTGGGTGTATGTGAGGACTGGGAGGTCAACCAACTGTAA
- the LOC112892742 gene encoding E3 ubiquitin-protein ligase RHA1B-like — protein MGFPVGYSEMLLPRALLQVLLLLGHLHRFLLWAFHAVGLGDLIDLGCNDYPAPPSAALAERTGRDASATLQHRRSEFRPVPAVLVEEALPVVRFEELAGAACGGGDCAVCLSGIGAGDEVRRLSNCRHAFHRGCLDRWMAHDQRTCPLCRAPLMPGAAAAGDPSWAAAAAAPWADAADHDMSYPSSLPSTPLLMVPTPTLLRPHELLLSGLGGFQ, from the coding sequence ATGGGCTTCCCCGTGGGGTACTCGGAGAtgctgctcccgcgcgcgctgCTGCAGGTGCTCCTCCTCCTGGGGCACCTCCACCGCTTCCTCCTCTGGGCCTTCCACGCCGTGGGGCTCGGCGACCTCATCGACCTCGGCTGCAACGATTACCCCGCGCCGCCCTCCGCGGCGCTGGCAGAGCGAACCGGGCGCGACGCGAGCGCGACGCTGCAGCACCGGCGGTCGGAGTTCAGGCCCGTACCGGCGGTGCTCGTCGAGGAGGCGCTCCCCGTGGTGCGGTTCGAGGAGCTGGCGGGCGCGGCGTGCGGGGGCGGCGACTGCGCGGTGTGCCTGAGCGGCAtcggcgccggcgacgaggtGCGGCGGCTCAGCAACTGCCGCCACGCCTTCCACCGCGGCTGCCTCGACCGCTGGATGGCGCACGACCAGCGCACCTGCCCgctctgccgcgcgccgctcatgccgggggccgccgccgcgggggacCCCAGctgggccgccgccgcagccgcgccgTGGGCCGACGCCGCCGACCACGACATGTCCTACCCGTCGTCCCTGCCGTCGACGCCGCTGCTGATGGTGCCCACCCCGACGCTGCTGCGGCCGCACGAGCTGCTGCTCAGCGGCCTGGGCGGCTTCCAGTGA